The proteins below come from a single Rosa rugosa chromosome 2, drRosRugo1.1, whole genome shotgun sequence genomic window:
- the LOC133733295 gene encoding dof zinc finger protein DOF3.1-like: MQGERDQQQQQHNNQDQKVNQQQQQQQGQQQPQQQQQPQKCPRCESLNTKFCYYNNYSLSQPRYFCKACRRYWTQGGTLRNVPVGGGCRKGKRAKTMSSSSSATSSRSVLQPQPQPQDHHQLQQRPLMMSTGPAALNSLAGSQYYPGGTGYLTSMPFAQNLNHLGGSGQLGSGGGASNLGLLHGFNAISSYGQRQMQAQLFKGNMEPPPLYPSEDHRGLLLQPARPSGSMTDWPESFLNKSHASVSASAAAASAGQSALWSTTMGHNTSTTSGAGPSLNSAQWPDDIAGSFAAGPPQ, encoded by the coding sequence ATGCAGGGAGAACGAgaccagcagcagcagcagcacaaCAACCAAGACCAGAAGGTGaaccagcagcagcagcagcaacagggACAACAGCAaccgcagcagcagcagcagcctcAGAAGTGTCCAAGGTGCGAGTCCCTCAACACCAAGTTCTGCTACTACAACAACTACAGCCTGTCCCAGCCCCGCTACTTCTGCAAGGCGTGCAGGAGGTACTGGACCCAGGGTGGGACCCTCCGGAACGTCCCCGTCGGTGGGGGCTGCCGGAAAGGCAAGCGTGCCAAGACCATGTCCTCGTCATCATCAGCCACCTCCTCTCGCTCGGTGCTTCAGCCGCAGCCGCAGCCACAAGACCACCACCAGTTGCAGCAGAGGCCATTGATGATGTCAACAGGGCCAGCTGCCCTGAACTCTCTGGCTGGCTCCCAGTACTATCCTGGTGGTACTGGGTATTTGACATCTATGCCCTTTGCTCAAAACCTCAACCATCTTGGGGGTTCTGGTCAATTGGGATCAGGTGGTGGTGCTTCAAATTTGGGACTGCTTCATGGCTTCAATGCCATCTCTTCCTATGGCCAACGTCAGATGCAAGCCCAGCTTTTTAAGGGCAACATGGAGCCTCCACCTCTGTACCCATCTGAGGATCATCGAGGCCTGTTGCTTCAACCAGCCAGGCCAAGTGGTTCTATGACTGATTGGCCTGAGAGCTTCCTCAACAAATCTCATGCTTCTGTTTCTGCTTCTGCTGCTGCAGCCTCAGCTGGTCAAAGCGCTCTGTGGAGCACCACCATGGGGCACAACACCAGCACCACCAGCGGTGCAGGCCCTTCTCTGAACTCAGCTCAGTGGCCTGATGATATTGCCGGATCTTTTGCCGCCGGCCCTCCTCAGTGA
- the LOC133734541 gene encoding late embryogenesis abundant protein At3g53040-like: MASLSLSKNLIFNLSKSFPQSQVSLSLRPSLKISRVCFISASKFSEGRNAAEENRDSNSHRAYADKDWRDKERGYGSADLSKHAKETMEEGLEKTKREAEEMKERAKDYAYEAKEKTKSAAETMEEETKEGTYKASETVESAKEKAKDYAYDAKEKTKDMAGTVAEKAKEGTHKVAKTAGSAKEKAKDTVYEATEKAEGVAQTVADKGKGGTHKAAETVKDTVKGAWEATKETGQAIKEAVVGADEEVAVVVEDTSDDDVVVDLVEGSISSDEDVAVTGGKVMDADVIERRRAAGYRSDEDLSAESELRRRTAYKKAGDKKDT; this comes from the exons ATGGCGAGCCTTTCATTATCGAAGAATCTCATCTTCAACCTCTCAAAGTCGTTTCCTCAATCCCAAGTTTCACTCTCTCTCAGACCCTCTCTCAAAATCTCCAGGGTCTGCTTCATCTCCGCCTCCAAATTCTCCGAG GGTCGAAATGCGGCGGAGGAGAATAGGGATTCAAATTCTCACCGGGCGTATGCCGATAAGGACTGGAGGGACAAGGAAAGAGGGTACGGCTCTGCTGACTTGAGCAAGCACGCGAAAGAAACCATGGAAGAAGGACTAGAAAAAACCAAGCGGGAAGCAGAGGAGATGAAAGAGAGAGCGAAGGATTACGCCTACGAAGCTAAGGAGAAGACAAAGAGTGCGGCGGAAACCATGGAGGAGGAGACCAAAGAGGGAACGTATAAGGCTTCAGAGACAGTGGAGAGTGCCAAGGAGAAGGCAAAGGACTACGCTTATGATGCTAAGGAGAAGACGAAAGACATGGCTGGAACTGTGGCGGAGAAGGCTAAGGAGGGGACTCACAAGGTGGCGAAGACTGCGGGGAGTGCTAAGGAGAAGGCCAAGGACACGGTTTATGAGGCGACTGAGAAGGCGGAGGGTGTGGCGCAGACGGTGGCGGATAAGGGGAAGGGAGGGACACATAAGGCTGCGGAGACCGTGAAGGATACAGTGAAGGGCGCTTGGGAGGCGACTAAGGAGACGGGGCAGGCAATCAAGGAGGCAGTTGTGGGGGCCGATGAGGAGGTGGCAGTGGTTGTGGAGGACACGTCAGATGATGATGTGGTGGTTGATCTTGTCGAAGGGAGTATTTCGTCCGATGAAGATGTGGCGGTGACCGGAGGGAAGGTGATGGATGCGGATGTCATTGAGCGGAGGCGGGCTGCTGGGTATAGGTCCGATGAGGACCTGTCGGCGGAGTCGGAGCTTAGGCGGCGGACCGCCTATAAGAAGGCCGGTGACAAGAAAGATACCTGA
- the LOC133729588 gene encoding B3 domain-containing transcription factor LEC2-like, with amino-acid sequence MARQKRRLNLSTRNDAHAASASSRMGGERDATGAGSDAQNNEPDLYLFCTPDNRKLRFLFKKELKKSDIGSWGRIVLPKKEAEKYLPSLSGKEGIELMIKDALSNQEWGLTNKHRYWTNNNSRMYVLEHIQETL; translated from the exons ATGGCACGCCAAAAAAGAAGACTTAATCTGAGCACAAGAAATGATGCTCATGCCGCATCTGCTTCTTCGAGAATGGGAGGAGAGAGGGATGCAACTGGTGCTGGTTCTGATGCGCAGAACAACGAACCAGACCTCTACTTGTTCTGCACGCCGGATAACAGG AAACTGAGATTTTTGTTCAAAAAGGAGCTCAAGAAGAGTGATATTGGATCTTGGGGAAGGATTGTCCTTCCTAAG AAGGAGGCAGAAAAATACCTTCCCAGCCTCTCTGGCAAGGAAGGAATCGAGTTGATGATCAAGGATGCCCTCTCAAACCAAGAGTGGGGTTTGACAAACAA ACACAGGTACTGGACCAATAACAACAGCCGAATGTATGTTCTTGAACATATAcag GAGACTTTGTAA
- the LOC133729586 gene encoding late embryogenesis abundant protein At3g53040-like — translation MAASNVIFNLSRSSFPQSPASQSLSRSLKTSRVCFTSFSNFSKVGNAAEKSRKSSSRWAYDHKDWSTKAKQTLEDDVESGKQRFEELKGAATDYAKDTVENVKGAAATIGEKAKEGSDKVAESAESTKEKVKEYADGATEKTKDAAETIAAKAKGDSNKVVDTTVSTKDTAYDAAESEAETVKDKVNEGMSKTAEAVKNLKL, via the exons ATGGCAGCCagcaatgtcatcttcaacctCTCAAGGTCCTCGTttcctcaatccccggcttcaCAGTCCCTCAGTCGCTCTCTCAAAACCTCCAGGGTCTGCTTCACCTCCTTCTCCAACTTCTCCAAG GTTGGAAATGCGGCGGAGAAGAGTAGGAAATCAAGTTCTCGCTGGGCGTATGACCACAAGGACTGGAGTACTAAAGCAAAGCAAACCCTGGAAGACGATGTCGAGAGTGGAAAGCAACGCTTCGAGGAACTGAAGGGAGCAGCAACCGATTACGCCAAAGACACGGTGGAGAACGTCAAAGGTGCGGCGGCGACTATAGGAGAGAAAGCCAAGGAGGGGTCGGACAAGGTGGCGGAGTCCGCGGAGAGTACCAAGGAGAAGGTAAAGGAGTATGCAGATGGTGCAACAGAGAAGACAAAAGACGCGGCGGAGACTATAGCGGCGAAGGCCAAGGGGGACAGTAACAAGGTGGTGGACACCACAGTGAGTACCAAGGACACGGCTTACGATGCGGCGGAGAGTGAGGCGGAGACGGTGAAAGATAAGGTGAACGAGGGGATGAGCAAGACGGCGGAGGCGGTGAAGAATTTGAAGTTGTAG